The following DNA comes from Osmerus eperlanus chromosome 5, fOsmEpe2.1, whole genome shotgun sequence.
TTGTGACAGAGATGTATTTGATTAAATGTTGCGATTCGGTTATGTTGTCAAGGCTTTAACCATGTGACATGGAGTGAAAATGAAATGTATCAAATGGCTACTGTGACAGTcacacaatagcattgtgttttACATTGTGTaagtttcattttttttcttaatAAATGTAATTTCAGAAATAATGGATGATGGATGAGTTGTGAAATCTTAGTACACAGTGTCTCTGTTTGATGTTGTCAGTAGGATTTAGTCATGTTTCTATGCTACACTAAATCTCAGGAATTCAGATATGTGCAAGACTGTAAGGAGTACAGTGTCTTTTTAATCATAGAAATTATAACAACATTGAGGCAGTTTACTGTACTTTTTCTTTGCATGAATAAAACTGTTTGTGATTGTTATAAATGGTTTTGTGGTTTATGCATAAAGTCTATGTGATTGCACACAATTATTACTCAATTGCAAAAACTTCACACTATTCAACTGTGTATTATTGAAAACTACTGAAGTGAactgaacagtttgattttatgATGTGGGAATCCTAATGAGTCCGTTCATGGTATACTGTAGTCTTTTATATTAACaataaaactgtaaaatgtGTAATTGTTTGATTATGGGTGGTTTATGTATACTGTACAGATCTCTGATTACAGACTCAGAATGATGACTGAAGTGGACATTGTTATTACTCACACTATTCAACTTCATCTTGTATTAACTAAAAACAGTTATGCTCATGATACTGTTGACTATCTAATGATGTGGGGATAAAAGGTTTGTGTTCAAACATTTTCACTCAGAAGTCAATAAATAAATCTTTATGAATAATTAATATTTATTTTGCCTCATCATTTTGTCACAATCAAAACTGTGGTATCAAGATTTCATTTAttaaatgtttcttttttgttATCAGCATACCAATATAAACAATCACAAATTCAAGCATTCAAACTATTTTCTAAAAGGGTACACAACCATTACAGTACATGACACAAGTTTAACGTTTAACTGCATGCTAATACCCTTCACATTGATTAAGCTTTTTTTTATAACAATGTAAAATATAAGATTTTCAATAAGGTACAATTTGTTATGAGAATATTGCTAATCGAATGTATTATAAACGGTGTCGACAGTAGATGTTTCCAAAAAAACTTAGTCAGTCCAATTTGTAGCATAATCATGAatcattcaaacagcctcctcaAGAAGCTCTTCTTGGCCGGGGTTAGAGAAATGGTTGAGGTCTTTCGATGTTGCATCTTCATTGGGGTGCGCTTCAGTGTCAGCTGCTGGCGTGGGGGGGTCGTCTCCTGCCTGGGCAGGCCTCCGTGGTCCAGACAGAAGTACTTGCTGTTACCCTGAGACAGCTTCACCAGAAGGCTCTCTGACAGCTCCATACACTGGGCATGGACCCAGTGGCCTCCTTCCCCCCTGGAGCAGTAGATCATGGCAGGCCGACAGAGCTCCGTGGAGTAGTAGGGCTCCCAAGTGTTGGGGTCCACCTGGCAGCCCGCACAACATTTGATCCAATAGCCGGCCTGGgactcgtcctcctcgtcctcctcgttgtaagtatctccctctccttcactgctGTCCTCCAGCTCGTGGGGCTCGCGGCCAAAGTACAGTTCCTCCGAGTCCTCGAGTGGAGCCGAGTCCTCGAAATCTGTGGACTCCTGGCTGCAGGCCTGCgtcccgccctcctcctctacctccccgtCTTTCTGAAAGCACACTtggtagaagtaatgggcttcTGGTAAGGACGGCCTGCCCTCTGACGGGATTCCAATGAGGACGGTCCCCTCCCCGAGACTGCCACCGAACCAGGTGCGGCTGTGGCTGATGTCCGCGGTCCACTGGGGGGGATCTCTGGGTTCGATGTGGATACCTGTGTCACTAAGAACCACACTGTTGCATTCCATCCTCTTCTGGGTCTCTGACTGATATCCCCCAAGTATGATGTACTCATGTGAGGGGCTGACACGGTTGACGATGGCGCTGGTAATGGAGATGCCAGTGTCCAGGGCCTGGCAAGAGAGAAGGGGGCTGCCCTGGAGAAGCTCGACCCGCAGGCGGAAGAGCCGAGGCGGGCGGGAGTCGGAGGAGAGGGTGTGACCTCCCAGGAAGTAGACACAGTCCTCCCTGGACAGAGCCAGGTGAAAGGATTGGCCGTCACCGAGCTCAGGTAAGTCGTGGGCGGAGCAGCAGCCGAACTCCAGGTCGATGACGAACACCTGAGGGGAGCAGTCCACGACGCTGTTCCAGTTCTCCGAGGTCCGCTCCCCTGCGGGCATGTAGGATCGGCCACCAAACAGAACACAGGCCTTCTTTCCTCGGCTGTGCACCATGCTGAGGGTATGGCCGTACCGTGGCCCTGGGGTTTCCCCCACCAGCACTTTCTCCTGGCAGCGCAGGGTCACCTTGCGGTTGCAGCCGCGGCTGTCCAAGGTCAACAGGTAGAGGCTGGCTGAGATTTCATTGTTTGGGGTGCGGCCCCCATGGACGAGGTACCCCTCTGCGTCTCCGTCATGGGGCTCAAGGCGCGTTATGGCAGGACAAcgcagaggagggaggtagcAGGAGTCGTTGGAGAAGGAGATGGCTCGGAGCTTTAGTTCTCCGGACTTCAGTCGAACCCCAAAGACACCAGTCGGACATGAGCGCTTGGGCC
Coding sequences within:
- the rag2 gene encoding V(D)J recombination-activating protein 2 isoform X1 translates to MDTCMSSSMSLQTLTAVNCASLLQPGCSLLQLDGEVFLFGQKGWPKRSCPTGVFGVRLKSGELKLRAISFSNDSCYLPPLRCPAITRLEPHDGDAEGYLVHGGRTPNNEISASLYLLTLDSRGCNRKVTLRCQEKVLVGETPGPRYGHTLSMVHSRGKKACVLFGGRSYMPAGERTSENWNSVVDCSPQVFVIDLEFGCCSAHDLPELGDGQSFHLALSREDCVYFLGGHTLSSDSRPPRLFRLRVELLQGSPLLSCQALDTGISITSAIVNRVSPSHEYIILGGYQSETQKRMECNSVVLSDTGIHIEPRDPPQWTADISHSRTWFGGSLGEGTVLIGIPSEGRPSLPEAHYFYQVCFQKDGEVEEEGGTQACSQESTDFEDSAPLEDSEELYFGREPHELEDSSEGEGDTYNEEDEEDESQAGYWIKCCAGCQVDPNTWEPYYSTELCRPAMIYCSRGEGGHWVHAQCMELSESLLVKLSQGNSKYFCLDHGGLPRQETTPPRQQLTLKRTPMKMQHRKTSTISLTPAKKSFLRRLFE
- the rag2 gene encoding V(D)J recombination-activating protein 2 isoform X2, whose protein sequence is MSSSMSLQTLTAVNCASLLQPGCSLLQLDGEVFLFGQKGWPKRSCPTGVFGVRLKSGELKLRAISFSNDSCYLPPLRCPAITRLEPHDGDAEGYLVHGGRTPNNEISASLYLLTLDSRGCNRKVTLRCQEKVLVGETPGPRYGHTLSMVHSRGKKACVLFGGRSYMPAGERTSENWNSVVDCSPQVFVIDLEFGCCSAHDLPELGDGQSFHLALSREDCVYFLGGHTLSSDSRPPRLFRLRVELLQGSPLLSCQALDTGISITSAIVNRVSPSHEYIILGGYQSETQKRMECNSVVLSDTGIHIEPRDPPQWTADISHSRTWFGGSLGEGTVLIGIPSEGRPSLPEAHYFYQVCFQKDGEVEEEGGTQACSQESTDFEDSAPLEDSEELYFGREPHELEDSSEGEGDTYNEEDEEDESQAGYWIKCCAGCQVDPNTWEPYYSTELCRPAMIYCSRGEGGHWVHAQCMELSESLLVKLSQGNSKYFCLDHGGLPRQETTPPRQQLTLKRTPMKMQHRKTSTISLTPAKKSFLRRLFE